Proteins from a genomic interval of Chanodichthys erythropterus isolate Z2021 chromosome 8, ASM2448905v1, whole genome shotgun sequence:
- the cracr2ab gene encoding EF-hand calcium-binding domain-containing protein 4B: protein MSEIGHVRDTRVTSSGSDQDEKQPKPQPRKSVKKKNAGWGQISMLDKIEDFFQICDSEGKGFITRTDMRRLHKELPLTAEELENVFDSLDLDKNGYLTLGEFSSGFSNFLHGQRVSKMEELMNAPSQSSGDEELSGNEDDVERHFSMLMESLGASNVFEDPSEVRSLWAQLRKDEPHLLSNFEEFLARVTYQIKEAQQERKEMESALRRKAATHDTEIRRLYEEMEQQIINEKDQAILKDSENLQLRSQDLQQRLRGKEQELEQLFQKQRRLERQCRDLHSEQQESRLENVKLKMTNEELSRELEHTCQELVLAQEQLGILQEQASRLQQEREMEMYRITEGLQREKQSLMKQLDLLREMNKHLRDERDITFLKRSNSMKKSSRKHRLSTASIKYTDRKPSVKKEVDKEEVTQRFNRKTTSLANGSPFTTGDDEKQKVAGDSEGVNVGVDVEDAPPDGWPLRRVISIEEDHLPHLLQGDPHLLLHQLSEEEEERAGEEEGQGDLETSSLYPSNASLASADSPPPVRVKKPSKKKWIRGNIPSSARGQPVGKETQQGPAEGAAASPQRLFKVILVGNSSVGKTALLRRFCDGQFHSATSATVGIDYSVRTLNLGDSHVALQLWDTAGQERYRSITKQFFRKADGVVVIYDITMEDSFRSVRPWLTSIQEAVGDPIPVMLLGNKSDKENEREVQTKEADMLAEETNLMFYECSAYTGANVLEAMINLARVLREQEDRVWVNTVRLVDQPMKKKACCK from the exons ATGTCAGAGATCGGACACGTTAGAGACACACGGGTCACCAGCAGTGGCTCTGACCAGGATGAGAAGCAGCCGAAGCCGCAGCCAAGGAAAAGTGTGAAGAAGAAGAATGCAGGATGGGGACAAATTTCTATGCTGGACAAAATAGAGGACTTTTTTCAGATCTGTGACAGCGAGGGAAAAGGCTTCATCACACGCACTGATATGAGG AGACTACACAAAGAATTGCCACTCACTGCTGAGGAACTTGAGAATGTTTTTGACTCGCTTGACCTTGACAAAAATGGATACCTGACGCTGGGAGAGTTTTCCTCGGGATTCA GTAACTTTCTTCATGGACAGAGAGTCTCCAAGATGGAGGAACTAATGAATGCACCTTCTCAGAGCTCAGGAGATGAAGAGCTGTCAGGGAACGAGGATGATGTAGAGAGACATTTCAGCATGTTGATGGAGAGCTTGGGTGCTAGCAATGTGTTTGAGGA CCCGAGTGAGGTCCGCAGCCTATGGGCTCAGCTCAGGAAAGATGAGCCTCACCTCTTGTCCAACTTTGAAGAGTTTCTGGCCCGTGTCACATATCAAATCAAAGAGGCACAACAAGAGAGGAAGGAGATGGAGAGCGCCCTCAGAAG GAAAGCAGCCACACATGACACTGAAATCCGCAGATTGTATGAAGAAATGGAGCAACAGATCATTAATGAAAAAGATCAAGCAATTCTGAag GACTCTGAAAATCTGCAGTTGCGCAGTCAGGACCTACAGCAGCGGCTCCGCGGTAAAGAACAGGAGTTGGAGCAGCTTTTCCAAAAACAGAGGAGG TTAGAGCGACAATGCCGTGACCTTCATAGCGAACAGCAGGAGAGTCGACTGGAGAATGTTAAACTCAAAATGACCAATGAGGAGCTGTCTCGTGAACTTGAGCACACCTGCCAAGAGCTGGTGTTGGCTCAGGAGCAGCTGGGCATTCTGCAGGAGCAGGCCTCTCGACTACAACAGGAGAGAGAGAT GGAGATgtacagaatcactgaaggcTTGCAGAGAGAAAAACAGAGCTTGATGAAACAGTTAGATCTGCTCAG AGAAATGAATAAACATCTACGAGATGAGCGAGACATTACCTTTCTG AAGCGCAGCAATTCAATGAAGAAATCCTCACGCAAGCACAGACTGAGCACAGCTTCAATAAAATACACTGACAGGAAACCATCTGTCAAAAA AGAAGTTGATAAGGAGGAAGTGACTCAGCGCTTTAACAGGAAGACCACCTCTTTAGCAAACGGCTCACCCTTCACCACAGGGGATGATGAGAAGCAGAAGGTGGCCGGGGACTCAGAAGGTGTAAATGTCGGGGTGGATGTGGAGGATGCGCCACCGGATGGTTGGCCTCTACGCAGAGTCATATCCATCGAGGAAGACCACCTCCCCCACCTGTTGCAAGGAGACCCTCACCTTCTTCTGCATCAACTAAGTGAGGAAGAAGAAGAACGAGCTGGAGAGGAAGAAGGTCAGGGGGATCTGGAGACGAGCTCCCTCTACCCATCCAATGCGTCTCTGGCCTCTGCTGACTCTCCACCACCAGTCAGAGTGAAGAAGCCATCTAAAAAGAAATGGATCAGAGGAAACATTCCCTCATCTGCACGGGGTCAACCTGTCGGAAAGGAGACCCAGCAG GGTCCTGCAGAAGGTGCTGCTGCATCCCCTCAACGTCTCTTTAAAGTCATTCTGGTGGGTAATTCCAGTGTTGGCAAAACCGCACTGCTGCGACGCTTCTGTGATGGACAGTTTCATTCTGCCACCTCAGCCACCGTGG GCATTGACTATAGTGTGCGGACACTGAATTTGGGGGACAGTCACGTTGCTCTTCAGTTATGGGACACTGCAGGCCAAGAAAG GTATCGCAGCATTACTAAGCAGTTTTTCCGTAAGGCGGATGGTGTGGTGGTCATCTACGACATCACAATGGAGGACAGTTTCAGATCAGTCCGTCCCTGGCTGACTAGCATTCAGGAGGCTGTAGGCGACCCTATCCCTGTCATGCTCCTTGGCAACAAATCAGACAAGGAGAATGAGAGGGAAGTGCAGACAAAGGAGGCTGATATGCTAGCAGAG GAAACAAACCTGATGTTCTACGAGTGCAGTGCTTATACTGGAGCTAACGTGCTGGAGGCCATGATAAATCTGGCCAG AGTCCTGAGGGAACAGGAAGACAGAGTATGGGTGAATACGGTCAGACTGGTGGATCAACCAATGAAGAAGAAAGCCTGCTGCAAGTga